The proteins below come from a single Oncorhynchus gorbuscha isolate QuinsamMale2020 ecotype Even-year linkage group LG12, OgorEven_v1.0, whole genome shotgun sequence genomic window:
- the LOC123991217 gene encoding zinc finger protein RFP-like codes for MASSNILLPEEQFQCSLCLEVLTDPITTPCGHNFCQACISGYWKSTEQCQCPMCKETFDKKPKLKINTTLREVVNHFKGIQVRDRDESPAAPGEVACDVCTVTKLKALKSCMECLTSFCETHLQPHQIAPALKRHKLINPVDNLEDRMCKKHKKPLELFCRTEQMCVCQFCTVTDHKGHHTVPLKKEFGEKKAALGRTKNQMQQMIRKCLQKVKEIKHSAELSNRDAEREREESEQVFTTLVRSMQRSQAEVSKMIGEKQKATMRQAESLIKELEQDITELQRRCSELDQLSHTKDHLHLLQSSPSLCPPTSTKDWPDVSITQNESKWNVQKDISQLDKKVRRALSELEEKFNNVLEKSKGDDLKRMQQYAVDVTMDPDTAHPLIIVSGNGKLVRTGHFEQNHFYNLKRFRSRVAVLAKEGFSSGRFYYEVQVKGKTGWNVGVAKESINRKIGGLYPEQGFWTVWLSFQVDYEACTDPHTPLSLKSKPEKLGVFVDYEEGQVSFYDVDTRSHIFSFTGCTFTEKLYPYLNPFDDYDGSNSAPMIITPVSQTP; via the coding sequence ATGGCGTCTTCGAACATTTTGCTGCCAGAGGAGCAGTTCcagtgctctctctgtctggaggtTCTCACCGATCCGATCACCACTCCATGTGGACACAACTTCTGCCAGGCCTGTATCAGCGGGTACTGGAAAAGCACTGAACAGTGCCAGTGTCCAATGTGTAAGGAGACCTTTGACAAAAAGCCTAAGCTCAAAATCAACACAACACTCCGAGAGGTTGTGAATCATTTTAAGGGGATacaagtcagagacagagatgagtCCCCTGCTGCGCCTGGAGAAGTGGCCTGTGATGTCTGCACTGTGACGAAGCTCAAGGCCCTGAAGTCCTGCATGGAGTGTCTGACCTCTTTCTGTGAGACTCATCTGCAGCCTCATCAGATAGCCCCAGCCCTGAAGAGACACAAGCTGATCAACCCTGTGGATAACCTGGAAGACAGGATGTGCAAGAAGCACAAGAAACCCCTGGAGCTGTTCTGTAGGACtgaacaaatgtgtgtgtgtcagttctgCACTGTGACAGACCACAAGGGTCATCACACCGTCCCACTGAAGAAGGAGTTCGGAGAGAAGAAAGCTGCGTTGGGAAGGACAAAGAATCAAATGCAGCAGATGATCCGGAAGTGCCTACAGAAGGTTAAAGAGATCAAACACTCAGCGGAGCTCAgcaacagagatgcagagagagagagagaagaaagcgaacAGGTCTTCACCACTCTAGTCCGCTCCATGCAGAGAAGCCAGGCTGAGGTGTCTAAGATGATtggagagaagcagaaagcaaCCATGCGGCAGGCTGAGAGCCTCATTAAAGAGCTGGAGCAGGAcatcactgagctacagaggagatGCTCAGAGCTGGATCAGCTCTCACACACTAAGGATCATCTGCACCTCCTCCAGAGCTCGCCATCCCTGTGCCCCCCTACATCTACCAAGGACTGGCCTGATGTCAGTATAACCCAGAACGAGAGTAAGTGGAATGTGCAGAAAGACATATCCCAGCTGGATAAAAAGGTGAGGAGAGCACTTTCTGAACTTGAGGAGAAATTTAATAATGTATTGGAGAAGTCAAAGGGTGATGACCTGAAGAGGATGCAGCAGTATGCAGTGGATGTCACTATGGACCCTGATACAGCACATCCCCTTATCATTGTATCTGGCAATGGGAAACTAGTGAGAACAGGTCACTTTGAACAGAACCACTTCTACAACCTAAAGAGGTTTAGAAGTCGTGTAGCTGTTTTGGCAAAGGAGGGCTTCTCCTCGGGGAGATTCTACTATGAGGTGCAGGTGAAGGGGAAGACTGGGTGGAATGTAGGAGTGGCCAAAGAGTCGATTAATAGAAAGATAGGTGGATTATACCCAGAGCAAGGATTCTGGACCGTGTGGTTGTCTTTTCAGGTTGACTATGAGGCCTGCACAGACCCCCATACCCCCCTCTCACTGAAGAGCAAGCCGGAGAAGTTGGGGGTATTTGTGGATTATGAGGAGGGTCAAGTCTCCTTCTATGACGTGGACACCAGGTCTCATATCTTCTCTTTCACCGGCTGCACCTTCACAGAGAAGCTCTATCCATACTTGAACCCCTTTGATGATTATGATGGCTCAAATTCAGCACCAATGATCATCACCCCTGTTAGCCAGACACCCTGA